From Micromonospora echinospora:
ACCAGCCAGCCGGCGTCGGTGAAGGAGTCCTGGGAGGGCATCAAGATCTTCGACATCCGCGACAAGCGCAACCCGCGCTACATCAAGTCGGTCGAGACGGCGTGCGGCTCGCACACCCACACGCTCGTGCCCGGCAAGGACAAGCGCAACGTCTACCTGTACGTCTCGTCGTACAGCCCGCGCGCCGAGTTCCCGGACTGCCAGCCGCCGCACGACTCCATCTCCATCGTCAAGGTGCCGGTGAAGAACCCCACCACGGCCTCGGTGGTCGCCACGCCGAACCTGTTCCCGGACGGCGGATACCCGGGCATCCCGGGCCAGACGTCGGCCACCACCGGCTGCCACGACATCACCGCGTACCCGGCGAAGGACCTGGCCGCCGGCGCGTGCATGGGTGACGGTGTCCTGCTGGACATCAAGAACCGTGAGGCGCCCCGGGTGATCGAGCGGGTGACCGACGCCGAGAACTTCGCATTCTGGCACTCGGCCACGTTCAACAACTCCGGCACCAAGGTCGTCTTCACCGACGAGCTGGGCGGCGGCGGCGCGGCCACCTGCAACGAGGTGGTCGGCCCGAAGCGCGGCGCGGACGCCATCTACGACATCACCGGCCGCGGTGACGCGCGCAAGCTGGAGTTCCGCAGCTACTACAAGATCCCGCGCGCCAACACCGACACCGAGAACTGCGTGGCTCACAACGGCTCGCTGATTCCGGTGCCCGGCCGCGACATCATGGTGCAGGCGTGGTACCAGGGCGGCATCTCGGTGTGGGACTTCACCAACTCCCGCAAGCCGACGGAGATCGCCTACTGGGAGCGCGGTCCGCTGGACGCCTCGCAGCTGCGCACCGGCGGGTCCTGGTCGGCGTACTGGTACAACGGCCACATCTACTCCAGCGACATCCAGAAGGGACTGGACGTGCTGGAGCTGCGTGACCCCCGTACCTGGCTGGCGCAGTTCCTGCTGGTTCCCGAGCTGAACGTGCAGACCCAGGCGGGCTACCTGAGCTGGTGACCCGCTGACCCGTCCCGGGCCCGGCGCTCCCCTCGCGGGGACGCCGGGCCCGGCGCGTGCGGCGGCCCGGAAACCCCTGGCCGCGCCGGCCGCCGCGGGCGATCCTGTCTGCGTGAAGCGGTACGTGAGCGACCCGCTCGACGGCGCCGACGTCGTGCTCGTCGGGCTCTTCCCGGCCAAGGACAAGGACTACGAGGCCCGACTCGACCGGCTCGCCGCCGTGGCCGAGGAACGCGGCGCCCGGGTGGTGGGCCGGTTCGCGCAACGCCGAGGCGTCTCCGACCGGTGGCACGCGCGTCCCGGCGGAGCTACCCGAATGTCCCGGCCGTTCTCCCGCCGGACGCTGCTGACGCACGGCAGGCTCCGCGAGATCGCCGAGGCGTGCCGGGAGGCCGGCGTCGACGTCGCCGTCTTCGTGAACACCCTGACACCGGTTCAGCGGACCGTGCTCGCCGACCTGCTGGGCTGCCTCGTGATCAGCGGCGACGACCTCGGCCGGAGCGGTCCACCTGGCCCGGATCAGCTCATCGGCAGGCGGTAGTCGCGGGCGCCGCCACCGGCCGTGACCACCCGCACCTCGCCGCTGCGCAGCCCGTACGTGACCGACCAGCGGGTGTGCGACTGGCGTACCGCGTTCAGCAGCCGCAGCGCCCCGGCCGCGTCGACCACCCCACCGGTGCGGTCCAGCTCCTTCGCCAGCACCCCGTACCGGCGGTCCTGGCGCAGTTCCCGGTCCGGCACCCCGACGGCCGGCACGTTCGTCAGCGCCTGCCACGGGCCGCTCCGCCGGTCCACTGTCATCTCCCCGTCGACGAACTCCACCACCGCGGACGCGCCGGTCGCGTCGGCCAGCAGGTAGTGCAGCGGCGGCCCGCCGTCGAAGTCCAGGTTGTAGCGCTTGAACACGGCGACCGCCTCGTCCACGGTGGCGGCCGAGTCGAGCACCAGGCGCAGGATGCGCACCGAGCCCACCTTCGGCAGGCCGGGCACCGGCTCGGCGCGCGCCCCGTCGTCGGCGGCCAGCCCGACCGCGAGACCCCGCTCGTTCATGCCGTCGAACGGCAGCAGCGGCGCGTCGAGCAGCCGCCGGTCCCCCGTCGGGTCGGCGGCCACGCCCAGGTAGGAGATGTCCACGAGGGAGATCGAGGCGTACCCGTCCGGCGGGTCGGTGCGCAGCACCAGCGCGGGGTTCGGCTCCCAGTCGAAGTTGCGGGCGAACATCGGCCGCTCCCGGTCGCCGAGCGCGGCGAACAGCGAGCAGCCGAACGGGCTCGGCGGCGTCGACCCGGCCAGCCCGGCGGTCGGGTCGTAGTCGCCGTCGTACGTCATCTCGTACATCGGCAGGTCGTCGACCTTGCGGAGGCTGGCCAGCGTCCGCTCGACCTGCCCCGGGTCCTGCCGCGAGGCGGTCGGCGAGCCGGCCGCGGCCGGCGGGTCGGACCGGCGGCTCTCCCCGCAGGCCGTGCCGAGCAGGAGCAGCGCGAGCCCGCCGGCGATGAGGGTCCTCCGCATGACAGCGACGCTAGAAGAGGCGTCCGCCGATGTCCATTCGGGACCCGGTCAGCTCCGCACGACGGCGAACATCCAGCAGCCGTACACGACGTTGCGGCTGTGCAGCAGGTCCACCGCCGGGTCGGCGAACAGCTCCGCGATCACCGCCTCCGGGTCGCCGCCGTCGTGTCGCCGTCCGCCTACGATGCGGCCCCGGCTGTCGTACGCGCGCAGCACCTGCTCCCGTCCGCGCCACTGGGACGGGTACGCCGTCACGTCGTCCGGGCCGGCGCAGCCGGCGGCGTGCGCGAACACCGGCCCCACCTCGCGGTACGGGCTCGGCGGCAGCGGCGGGGCGTACCCGAACAGCAGCAGCGCCTCGTCGGGCCGGGCGTCGCGCAGGCAGCAGCGCAGCGGCTCGCCGCCGGTGGCACGCCGGTGCTCGGGCGGCTGCCCGGTGGCGTCGCGGCCGGTACGGTGCAGCTCGGCGAGTGTCCCGGCGGGCAGCGGGCGGATCCGGAACGCGGTACGGGTGGTCGTCACGGTCCCAGCCTGGCGCGGCCCGGACCGCGGCGCTGGCGGTGATCGGACCTGGCATTCGGGTGTCGTGAGATTGAGCGCGGAACGGGCATCCGTCGGCCGCATCCCGCGCCGACAATGGCCGGATGGACGTCGACGACTACCGCGCCCACTCCCCGTACAGCGATCCCCGCCATCACGCGGCGCTGCTCGACGCCGTACCGGCCGACCTGCCCACAGTCGCGGCGACCGCCCGCAACGTGATCATCCACTACCGCGCCGGCGGCGTGGAGCTGCCGGACATCCGCCAGGCCGAGGTGAACCTGCGCTGGATGGACCGCATCCTCGACGCCGACCAGTCGCGGTTCCCGCTGCCGCTGACCGCCGAGCGCCCGGCCGCCGAGCGGGTCGCCGGCTGCTGCCGGGACCACACGCTGCTCACGGTCGCGGCGCTGCGCCAGCACGGCATCCCGGCCCGCAGCCGGGTCGGCTTCGTGAGCTACTTCCTGCCCGGCTGGCACCACGACCACGTGCTCGCCGAGTGGTGGAACGGAGAGCGCTGGGTCTGGTCCGACCCGGAGCTGGACCCGGCCGGCGACCAGCCGTTCGACGGCTACGACATCGACCCGGAGGCGGGGCACTTCGAGTCGGCGGCCCGGGTGTGGCTGGCGTACCGGGCGGGCCGGATCGACCCGGACACCTACGGCGTGGACCCGTCGGTGCCGATTCGGGGCGACTGGCTCATCCACGACTACGTGCTGCTGGAGCTGGCCCACCGGCACAAGGACGAGGTGCTGCTCTGGGACGAGTTCGGGGCGATGACCGAGGACCTGACCGCCGCCGATCTTCCGCTCGTCGACGAGGTCGCCACGCTGCTGGTGGCGGCCGACCGCGGCGACGCCGCCGCCGAGCGGGAGCTGACCCGGCGGTACGCCTCGGACGCCCGGTTGCGTCCGGGGCCGACGGTCCACTGCGCCGACCCGGTCTCCGGCGTGACCGCCGACGTGGACCTGCGGCGCTGACCCGGCTCACCCGGGCAGGGGCGCCTCGTCGCCTCGGGTGCGGCGCGGGTTGACCAGCCGCCGGACCATCGGCGCGGCGTTCCACCGGGCCGCGCCGACCAGGTCCCGGGCGTGTTCCAGCACCGTGTAGTCAGGCCGGGCCATGCCCTCGGCGATGGCCCGGTCGAGGTCGTTGCCGCACCGGGTGAGCACGCTGTCGAAGTCCCGCCGGACCGGTTCCAGCAGGTCGTAGCCGAAGGAGCGGTGCAGCCGGGCGAACAGTGGCTTGTAGAGGCGGGTCCGCTCGTGCAGGCCCGACGAGTACGACATCGGGTTCTTCGGCCGCTGCCGGACGTAGCCGGGCAGCAGATCGGCGAAGGCCTGCCGGACGATCCACTTCTCCTGCCCGTCGCGCAGCTTGAGGTCCAGCGGCAGCCGCATGGCCAGCTCGACGACGCTGAGGTCGAGGAACGGCACCCGCGCCTCCACGCCGTGCGCCATGCTGGCCCGGTCCACCCGTTGCAGCTCGGTCCGGCACAGGTTGCGGATCTTGTGCAGGAACAGCCGGCGGGACCGCTCCGGCCCGACCTGGTGGTACATCGGGTAGCCGCCGAACAGTTCGTCGGAGCCGTCGCCGGTGAGCACCACCCGTACGCCCAGCTCGCGCAGCCGCCGGAAGATCGGCACCGAGACGACGGCGTTGATGATGTCGCCGTACTCGGTCAGCTCGGAGACCCGGATCGCCTCGCGTACGTCGGCCAGCCGGATGTCGCGTGGGCGCAGCTCGATCACCTCGTGCGGCACGCCGAGGTCGGCGGCGAGCCGCCGGGCGTACGCGACGTCCGGGCTCTCCGGCACGCCGATGGTGACCGCCACGCAGTCCGGGTGCAGTTCCCGGGCGTGCAGCAGCGCCAGCGAGCTGTCCAGGCCGCCGGAGAGCACCACGCCGACGGTGAGGTCGGTGTCCAGCCGGGTCCGCATCGCGTCGGTGAGCGCGACGCGGACCAGCAGGGCCGCCTCGTCCGGGTCGTCGATCACCGGCAGGCCGTCGCCGAGGGTGAGCAGGTCGACGTGCGGACGCGGCCGGACCGGCCCGCCGGGTTCGACCCAGCCGTGATGTCCGGGCGCCACCTCGCTGATCGGCGCGCCGTGCCCGACCAGCGCCTTGACCTCGGAGGCGAGTTGCAGGCAGCCGGGCAGGCGGGACCAGTACAGGGGCTTGACCCCGAGCGGGTCCCGGGCCAGGTACGCCCGCCCGCTGTCCCGCTCGACGATGACGAACGCGTACTCCCCGCGCAGCCGGCGTACCGCGTTCTCGCCCCACTGGCGGAATGCGGTCAGCACCACCTCGGTGTCGCCGGTGGTGCGGAACTCATGCCCGAGCCGGGTCAGCTCGGCACGCAGCTCGTGGTGGTTGAAGATCTCGCCGTTGAAGCAGAGCAGGTGCCGCTCGTCCGGCGACATCCAGGGCTGCGTGGACCGCTCCCGGTCCACGATCCGCAACCGCCGTACGCCGGCGAGCAGGCCGTTCTCCTGGCGGGTCTCGGTGACCTCACCGCGCGGCGCGAGCGCGGCGAGCATCCGGCGGAAGGTGGCCGGGTCGGCCTCGGGGCCGATGCTCAGCGCGATGCCGCACACCGGGTCACACCCCCATCTCGGCCTCGTACGCCCGCCGGTAGCGGCGGCGGGCGTCCGGGGCGAGACACACGTGCCAGGCCTGTCCCTCGTCGACCACGTTCACCTCGCCCGCGTCCTGGCGGGCCAGCAGCAGTCCGGCGAGGGCCGAACGGGCGTCGAAGCGCTCGTACCACTCCAGCTCGACGTCGGCGGCCCAGCCGAGGCAGTGCCCGCTGGGCACCATCGCGGCGTACCCGAGGCGGCGCAACCGGTACTGGTGCTCGGCGCTGCGGGCCAGGCTGGTCACCCAGAGCGGCGGCGTGCGGTCCGGGGCGACGGCCGCGAACTCCCGGGCCAGGTCGTTGAGGAACGCGATCATCTCGCGGCGGGCCCGGCGGAACAGCAGACCGGCGGTACGCGGCGTGGCGTCCGGAAGCAGCCGCCGCCGCACCGCGCGCAGGCCCCGCCCCACGACCGTGGCGGCCTGCTCCTGATAGCGGAACTCGATCAGCCCGCGCCGGCGCAGCCACTCCAGGTCGACCAGTTCGGCGCTGGTGCGGACCTGGTCGTCGGTGAGGAACGTCGGGGCGTCCCGCCACCAGAGCACGTCGACGCGGGACAGCAGGTAGATCCGTACCAGCGCGGTGAGGTCCTGCGCCGAGCTGCGCGCGTTGGGCTGGTAGCGGGCCATCTCCAGCAGCAGCGTCTCGCGGGCCCCGATCAGCCCCTGGGGCGTGGCGTCGAGGACGGCGGCGATGGCCGGCTCGCGCAGCCGCTGGTCGAGCAGCACCTGGCGGGCGGTTGCCGACGGCGCGTCGGCCAGCGCGCCCACCTCGACCAGGAGTTCCGCCACCGCCGCCCGGTACGCGGACAGGTCCGGCGCGGCATCGGAGCGCCGGCCGGCGGCGGGCACCCGGCGGGCGGGAGCGGTGGACGTGACGGCGGGACCGGGCTGGCGACCGGGGCTGCGGCTGGGCACTCGCATGGTCTCCGTCCCCTCTCGGTCGGGACACGGCGTGACGTGATCTGCGCACACCGTAATTACCGAAGGGGGAGAGAATCTCCCATTTCTGGCGAAGGCGCCCGATCAGGTGGCGAACCGACGCGTTCGTTCCTGCACCTCGTCGTATCCGGGCG
This genomic window contains:
- a CDS encoding LVIVD repeat-containing protein translates to MISLRTSRTRIISLAAAGLLLAGVVAAPPSSAQEIPRAQAAPATVDSAVPGVDEISSSPNLRQVANLPKQAPFDTSAALGTDIAFQGRYAFVGNYDGFVIYDILRPSRPTIVSQVLCPGSQNDISVHGDLLFLSTDSSRSDDSCASTSQPASVKESWEGIKIFDIRDKRNPRYIKSVETACGSHTHTLVPGKDKRNVYLYVSSYSPRAEFPDCQPPHDSISIVKVPVKNPTTASVVATPNLFPDGGYPGIPGQTSATTGCHDITAYPAKDLAAGACMGDGVLLDIKNREAPRVIERVTDAENFAFWHSATFNNSGTKVVFTDELGGGGAATCNEVVGPKRGADAIYDITGRGDARKLEFRSYYKIPRANTDTENCVAHNGSLIPVPGRDIMVQAWYQGGISVWDFTNSRKPTEIAYWERGPLDASQLRTGGSWSAYWYNGHIYSSDIQKGLDVLELRDPRTWLAQFLLVPELNVQTQAGYLSW
- a CDS encoding carcinine hydrolase/isopenicillin-N N-acyltransferase family protein produces the protein MRRTLIAGGLALLLLGTACGESRRSDPPAAAGSPTASRQDPGQVERTLASLRKVDDLPMYEMTYDGDYDPTAGLAGSTPPSPFGCSLFAALGDRERPMFARNFDWEPNPALVLRTDPPDGYASISLVDISYLGVAADPTGDRRLLDAPLLPFDGMNERGLAVGLAADDGARAEPVPGLPKVGSVRILRLVLDSAATVDEAVAVFKRYNLDFDGGPPLHYLLADATGASAVVEFVDGEMTVDRRSGPWQALTNVPAVGVPDRELRQDRRYGVLAKELDRTGGVVDAAGALRLLNAVRQSHTRWSVTYGLRSGEVRVVTAGGGARDYRLPMS
- a CDS encoding DUF1203 domain-containing protein — translated: MTTTRTAFRIRPLPAGTLAELHRTGRDATGQPPEHRRATGGEPLRCCLRDARPDEALLLFGYAPPLPPSPYREVGPVFAHAAGCAGPDDVTAYPSQWRGREQVLRAYDSRGRIVGGRRHDGGDPEAVIAELFADPAVDLLHSRNVVYGCWMFAVVRS
- a CDS encoding transglutaminase domain-containing protein encodes the protein MDVDDYRAHSPYSDPRHHAALLDAVPADLPTVAATARNVIIHYRAGGVELPDIRQAEVNLRWMDRILDADQSRFPLPLTAERPAAERVAGCCRDHTLLTVAALRQHGIPARSRVGFVSYFLPGWHHDHVLAEWWNGERWVWSDPELDPAGDQPFDGYDIDPEAGHFESAARVWLAYRAGRIDPDTYGVDPSVPIRGDWLIHDYVLLELAHRHKDEVLLWDEFGAMTEDLTAADLPLVDEVATLLVAADRGDAAAERELTRRYASDARLRPGPTVHCADPVSGVTADVDLRR
- a CDS encoding asparagine synthetase B family protein; translated protein: MCGIALSIGPEADPATFRRMLAALAPRGEVTETRQENGLLAGVRRLRIVDRERSTQPWMSPDERHLLCFNGEIFNHHELRAELTRLGHEFRTTGDTEVVLTAFRQWGENAVRRLRGEYAFVIVERDSGRAYLARDPLGVKPLYWSRLPGCLQLASEVKALVGHGAPISEVAPGHHGWVEPGGPVRPRPHVDLLTLGDGLPVIDDPDEAALLVRVALTDAMRTRLDTDLTVGVVLSGGLDSSLALLHARELHPDCVAVTIGVPESPDVAYARRLAADLGVPHEVIELRPRDIRLADVREAIRVSELTEYGDIINAVVSVPIFRRLRELGVRVVLTGDGSDELFGGYPMYHQVGPERSRRLFLHKIRNLCRTELQRVDRASMAHGVEARVPFLDLSVVELAMRLPLDLKLRDGQEKWIVRQAFADLLPGYVRQRPKNPMSYSSGLHERTRLYKPLFARLHRSFGYDLLEPVRRDFDSVLTRCGNDLDRAIAEGMARPDYTVLEHARDLVGAARWNAAPMVRRLVNPRRTRGDEAPLPG